The DNA window TCCGGATGGAATATGAAAATATTGGTCCATTGagaacttaaaatatatatttttaaaaataaaataaattttaatatctggattgaaaaatattcaaatgctaaacaaagaataaatattataatttcagaaaaaatgtattataaaataaccgtataatatttaataataaaaacattaccGACACTATACATTGCTTAGCTAAAGTTTTTGCTTTCTGACTACTGGTGACCAAATATTTTTAGTGTCGGTAATAGCGACGCTATTATGTGAcggtaaatataattttagcgTCAGTAAcatcttattttgttttattaacaATTAGTTGCATATTGGCTAACACTACTTTAATACTTTGCACAGCATAATTATTTTACTTCCTTAGTTTCACCCTTAGAGCTTCATGCTGTGTTTCTGCTCCTTATTTTCTTCTAGTTTCTTGTTAATCAAGAAAACCGATCGTTTCTTTAGTGACGACCCAAGATTTGTAATCTAGGTCGGATTCGTTTGAATGAAATcagtttgagaataaaaattgTGGGTTTCTCATCATATCCTTCTCATAGCAATCTTTCCTGATCTCCACATATCGAAGTAGGCAAATTTCTAAGAActataatttttctataaaaaggAATACAATTTTTACAGTGTTTAATGCAGTTTGATagaagttttattaattattacacaaAGTAAACATCTAATACTAAATCCAGAGTCAAGTCTTTTGACGGGGGACTTACGGTTCTATCCTTAGAAACTCTAGATGAACAAGTGGAGAAATTATTGTGCGAAGCCACTCGGATCTGTCTTCAAACCATTTTTTCCCCTTATCATGTGCTTTTCCATAAACCCAACTATTGAAGCTTATGTATGTCTTACGGCATGGACCAATGGCCAATACTCTAAGCCCGGTTAGATTCTCTAATAGAAACTCAAGCAGATCAACTTGGTGCTTGTTTCCTTCGAACCCATTCACCTCAAGCTTGGTTATGCATCTATTAGGACATTTTTCAAAGGTTTCCTTCTCTTTCACTTGCTTCCTGGATTTGATCCCGAGCTGCAACAAACAAgaataaacatgttaaaattatGTAATGGTCTTCGAGAATCATAATTAGTAGATATAACTGACCCataaagtcttacatttaactcCAATGTTTCCAATAAGGGGAAATCGTTCAAGATAGAATTGACCCATATAAGTTCCTCTTTCTTATTGCgcattataatatttaaaaccaaTCGCCTCATAGAGAATACAGGCTCGGGATCATTTGTATAGAAAAACTGGACAATAAGAAACAATATATACCTTGGTGATCATATAACAATACTTGTTTGTTAGCTTAAAACAAAATGGTAACAAGGACAAAAACTTACTTTTAAACTATAATACGGCCCAAAAATTAGATTCTCAATCGAAGGAATATCACGAGCAATTCTAGTAATTAGAAGCTCACCCGCAAAGAGATGTATATCTTCGccaataaaaacattaatcagTCTCGGGCATTTCTTAAATGAGAACCACTGTAAAATTCCATTGTATTCAAGTGTATGGAGAAGGTTGGCACAAAGATCAATCTCCTTAAGATTGGAACATCTATCCAAGTGTAAACTCTTCAGACGGCTGTTGTCTGATTCGAGAATTCTCAGATACGTGAGTAGATAACAGGAAAGCAAAGTTAACTCTTCGAGTAACGGGGAAGTTTCTATAATGTTAGTCAATTGAAGATCGGTTATCAATACACGTTTAAGCTTAAGAGAAATGAGATTTTGGGCACGTTTCACATCAATCTCCACAAGGTTAGAACATTTGGTCAAGGACAAGTGCTTCAAAAGAGTACAGTTCTTCGTTGAATTGCCAATTCTCAGATATGTGAGTTGAGGACATTTATTCAAAGTTAATTCTTCGAGTAATGGGCAACGTTCTATAAACTTCTTCAAATGAAGACTTGTTATCGATACACATCTAAGCTGAAGATAAACAAGATTTTGGGCTTGAATCATATCAATCTCCTTAATTTTTAAACAGTTGGTCACGGACAAATGCTTCAAACGAGTAGCGTTGATTGTCAGTTCAGTGAGATTACGACATGTATCAAGAGTTAATTCTTCAAGTAATGGGCAACTTTCTAGAACCATGGCAATTTGAAGACTGCTTATGGTTACAGATTTGAGCTGAAGAGAAATGAGTAAACCAAACTTTGGGGAACTTGACCAACCCCGGAAATTGCAATTGGCGAGTCGTAGATGCTTCAGCGTCCTTTTCTCATAATTCGAGACGGTCCTAAGCAATGAAAAATTGTATCTTCCTGCAGATGGTATGTGAGCGGATAAATCAAGATCAATGGTCTCAACTCTGCTTCCAATGGCAAAATTGAGCCACTTATCTATTAATGGAGAAAAGCTCTTTCCCAAGGGAAATTGAAGGCAAAAAGAGTTAATCTTGTCTCTCTTTTCTTCGCACCGCAGCTTCATAATCTTGTCCACCACTCCCACAAAAGCAGTGTCTAAACCCTTAAACTCTTTTTTCTTGCGGGGGATAAATTTCAGTCCAGTAATATTAACATGGTTAAACTTGAGGTCAACCACATGTTTAGTCCAGATATTTCTCCATCTTTTCGATAAACTGCTTGCCTTCACTGCATCTTTCATGTCCAGCATACAAATGATATTGCCCAGAAGTTCATCTGGCAAATCGCTAATCAAATCcttattttctctcttcacAAGGATATCATTAATTAGTTAATCAGACAATAGAAATAAATCAACAGGGTCTAGCTTTATTTACCAACGGCGATATCACGGGTATGCGCTTTCTCGTCATTGCGTAATCCTCAAATCTACTAGTTATCTAGCTATGGAAAAACACTCTGTTTCTTGGAGTTCTTGtgtaaaataaacaaaatgaaacataaaGAAAGGTTTAGTTAAGAGTATATTATTGACATTCTTGATTAATAAAGAGTAAATAATAGATCAGAATTTACGAATTAGATCATAGAAAAGAAAGTTAGGGACAAACATTGAACATAAGGAAAAGGTTTTGGGGCGGGG is part of the Impatiens glandulifera chromosome 1, dImpGla2.1, whole genome shotgun sequence genome and encodes:
- the LOC124914186 gene encoding F-box/LRR-repeat protein 2-like, which codes for MTRKRIPVISPLRENKDLISDLPDELLGNIICMLDMKDAVKASSLSKRWRNIWTKHVVDLKFNHVNITGLKFIPRKKKEFKGLDTAFVGVVDKIMKLRCEEKRDKINSFCLQFPLGKSFSPLIDKWLNFAIGSRVETIDLDLSAHIPSAGRYNFSLLRTVSNYEKRTLKHLRLANCNFRGWSSSPKFGLLISLQLKSVTISSLQIAMVLESCPLLEELTLDTCRNLTELTINATRLKHLSVTNCLKIKEIDMIQAQNLVYLQLRCVSITSLHLKKFIERCPLLEELTLNKCPQLTYLRIGNSTKNCTLLKHLSLTKCSNLVEIDVKRAQNLISLKLKRVLITDLQLTNIIETSPLLEELTLLSCYLLTYLRILESDNSRLKSLHLDRCSNLKEIDLCANLLHTLEYNGILQWFSFKKCPRLINVFIGEDIHLFAGELLITRIARDIPSIENLIFGPYYSLKFFYTNDPEPVFSMRRLVLNIIMRNKKEELIWVNSILNDFPLLETLELNLGIKSRKQVKEKETFEKCPNRCITKLEVNGFEGNKHQVDLLEFLLENLTGLRVLAIGPCRKTYISFNSWVYGKAHDKGKKWFEDRSEWLRTIISPLVHLEFLRIEP